In Schistocerca serialis cubense isolate TAMUIC-IGC-003099 chromosome 8, iqSchSeri2.2, whole genome shotgun sequence, one genomic interval encodes:
- the LOC126416032 gene encoding uncharacterized protein LOC126416032 has translation MLCPRQQNHREQIVHSYKNGDWRNILSLLNVDHGECTSCFRHLLWVQPTEEDLLFIGKTMKDENIPLIVSVGCGTGLLEWLITNATGLAVIGVEVDRAWWESPYAPPTFIPLRFVKDDDELTKLPKEHALLFCYFNNNTAFYDYLKAYEGGWLIIIGPTIGSGRHSKPAPFDKDFQDVGWKLQTFKEIGHTKDYIAIYKRSGITVL, from the exons ATGCTCTGTCCCAGGCAACAAAATCACAGGGAACAAATAGTGCACAGTTATAAAAATG GAGACTGGAGAAATATTCTCTCACTGTTGAATGTGGATCACGGGGAATGTACTTCATGCTTCAGACATCTGTTGTGGGTGCAGCCAACAGAAGAGGATTTATTATTCATAGGAAAAACAATGAAAGATGAAAACATTCCTCTGATAGTGAGTGTAGGCTGTGGAACTGGACTACTGGAGTGGTTAATCACCAATGCCACAG GTTTGGCTGTAATAGGAGTTGAAGTAGACCGTGCATGGTGGGAATCTCCATATGCACCGCCCACATTCATCCCCTTGAGATTTGTAAAAGATGATGATGAACTGACAAAACTTCCCAAAGAACACGCACTCCTCTTCtgttattttaataacaacacGGCCTTTTATGATTATTTGAAGGCGTATGAAGGTGGGTGGCTCATTATCATTGGTCCAACAATTGGTAGTGGGAGACATTCAAAACCAGCACCTTTTGATAAAGACTTTCAAGATGTTGGATGGAAATTACAAACATTTAAGGAAATAGGACATACTAAAGATTACATAGCTATATACAAACGTAGTGGTATCACAGTCCTTTAA